One genomic region from Xenopus laevis strain J_2021 chromosome 2L, Xenopus_laevis_v10.1, whole genome shotgun sequence encodes:
- the XB5809687.L gene encoding uncharacterized protein XB5809687.L: MFQQPGKSAMEETLRYHHMERTNSLKMETKQRGKFSSLDKQEAKKVLERYVKRSLSNSSEKTGYKGTVKRQKEVQRSASDISRPSPLSVIMKESKLAQQTTETKEAQTEENVKIMSTTDEAAKPNLVKSTDTANAWFKNFFGLLFKKKDDKKEERTTSCVPEDNTTISSEAVCPQPPKKTIGRKNSIRKAFSFKKKAAEEVHVSHAEADFECNSKPKRPTVLQLQNICRPSSFRGSKKNKDHFYDKVTDEIEQIVKESDNLAAHSRKESFGGELTSEQAEDPEVLIKKIVSILRKEGDELNKKVKDDPTLSSFFREISYNSFKHLADVYVDKEVKNKVSDVMPEDIKFAYSIDFTAKVACISSHPVNRIMGFGHQYLQDTFPCPSYNRKAWSNNVDQDDVISPD; encoded by the exons ATGTTCCAGCAGCCGGGGAAGTCAGCAATGGAAGAAACATTAAG GTATCATCATATGGAAAGAACAAACAGTCTTAAGATGGAGACCAAACAAAGAGGAAAGTTCTCCTCTTTAGACAAACAAGAAGCCAAAAAGGTGCTTGAGAGGTATGTGAAACGAAGCTTAAGCAACTCTTCTGAAAAGACTGGATACAAAGGAACTGTGAAAAGGCAGAAAGAAGTTCAGAGATCAGCTAGTGATATTTCCAGACCTAGCCCACTGAGTGTCATAATGAAGGAAAGCAAACTTGCACAACAAACGACTGAAACTAAAGAAGCACAGacagaagaaaatgtaaaaataatgagCACGACTGATGAAGCAGCAAAACCAAACCTGGTCAAAAGCACAGACACTGCAAATGCTTGGTTTAAGAacttttttggtttattatttaaaaagaaagatgaCAAAAAAGAGGAGAGGACTACTAGCTGTGTGCCAGAAGATAACACAACCATTTCCTCTGAGGCCGTCTGTCCTCAGccacccaaaaaaactattggAAGGAAAAATAGCATcagaaaagcattttcttttaaaaagaaagcTGCTGAAGAAGTTCATGTAAGCCATGCAGAAGCAGATTTCGAGTGCAACAGTAAACCAAAAAGACCCACAGTCCTTCAATTGCAGAACATTTGCAGGCCGTCTTCATTCCGAGGAA gtaaaaaaaataaagatcactTTTATGATAAAGTGACGGATGAGATTGAACAAATTGTTAAAGAAAGCGACAACCTGGCTGCACATTCAAGGAAGGAGAGTTTTGGGGGTGAACTAACCAGCGAGCAAGCAGAGGATCCTG aagtcctaattaaaaaaatagtctCCATCTTAAGGAAAGAAGGAGATGAACTGAATAAGAAG GTTAAAGACGACCCCACACTGTCTTCCTTCTTCAGAGAAATTTCCTACAACTCATTCAAGCACCTCGCAGATGTTTATgttgacaaggaagtaaaaaacaaagTCTCAGATGTGATGCCTGAAGACATTAAATTTGCATACTCTATTGACTTCACCGCTAAGGTGGCTTGTATTTCCAGTCATCCAGTAAATCGAATCATGGGCTTTGGCCACCAGTATCTTCAAGATACGTTTCCGTGTCCTTCATACAACAGAAAAGCATGG